TCTCCTTATAATTAGCGTGCTAAGATACTCACCCAGAGTAGCTACTAGTTTGGTTCTCAATCGTAAAAATTTCAAATGTATATCTATATCCTCCAGAAAATAATCTATGCTTATGGACAATTAACATCTATGTTACCTATAAATCTCTTAATGGATCGGGAGTGGTAAACATGGACATCCTTTCTTCATCCCAAGGCTCACCGTTGCCAGATCTGATATTAGGCGCATCGCTCTATTTTCCGCCTATTTTTAAAGCTGTTTTACTCGGTATTGTTTTCTGGTTGCTTATTCATCGTTTATTCCGCGATGTGATTTACTCTGGCGATATTTGGCATCCAACGCTAATGGATTTGTCAATTTTCGTCATCTGTGTAAGCACCAGTCTTTGGCTATTAACCAGTTGGTAAAATAATATGAAACAGAACACATTACGCTACTTCTCAACGGTTATAGTTTGTGCAATTGCAATCACCGCCGGCTGGTGGGCTTGGAATTATTATATGCAATCGCCTTGGACGCGAGATGGTAAAGTCCGTGCCGAGCTCGTCAATATTACACCAGAAGTATCGGGAAAAATAATTAAAGTAAATATCAGTGATAACCAACAGGTAAAACAAGGTGAACTGTTATTTTCTTTAGACCCTACGCCGTTCGAAATTGCGCTAAGTAATGCCAATGCCGCGATGGCTAAGGCCGAGTCAGATTTAGCCAAAGCTAACCATGAAGCCGCTCGCCGTGGAAACCTACCGCGTAACGTTATCTCCGCAGAAGACCTCGACGAGGCCCAACTGAATGCGCAAGCAATGAAAGCGAATTATAAATCCGCGCAATCTAATTTGGAACAGGCTGAGTGGAATTTACACCACACAAATATTTATGCTCCGGTCAGTGGATTTATAACTAATTTACAAACCCGAGTGGGAAATTATGCCTCTATTGGCTCACCGCTCGTGGCTCTTATTGATATTAATTCGTTTTATGTGATGGGTTATTTCGAAGAAACCAAACTCAGACATATAAACATCGGAAATAACGTGGATATAACTCTGTATAACGGAAATATTCCATTACAGGGACGCGTAGAAAGTATTGGCCGCGCAATTTATGACCAAAGCGTCGATAGCAGCGATAATATGCTGCTTAATGTAAAACCGAACGTGCCTTGGGTACGACTGGCTCAACGGGTGCCGATCCGAATTAAGCTTGAAAATGTGCCTAAAGATGTTTTGCTGGTTGCGGGAACCACCTGCACAATTTCTGTTCGCAGCCGTTAACAGGACAGCATGGTGAATTTCT
This is a stretch of genomic DNA from Hafnia alvei. It encodes these proteins:
- a CDS encoding DUF1656 domain-containing protein, which encodes MDILSSSQGSPLPDLILGASLYFPPIFKAVLLGIVFWLLIHRLFRDVIYSGDIWHPTLMDLSIFVICVSTSLWLLTSW
- a CDS encoding HlyD family secretion protein, with the translated sequence MKQNTLRYFSTVIVCAIAITAGWWAWNYYMQSPWTRDGKVRAELVNITPEVSGKIIKVNISDNQQVKQGELLFSLDPTPFEIALSNANAAMAKAESDLAKANHEAARRGNLPRNVISAEDLDEAQLNAQAMKANYKSAQSNLEQAEWNLHHTNIYAPVSGFITNLQTRVGNYASIGSPLVALIDINSFYVMGYFEETKLRHINIGNNVDITLYNGNIPLQGRVESIGRAIYDQSVDSSDNMLLNVKPNVPWVRLAQRVPIRIKLENVPKDVLLVAGTTCTISVRSR